The following proteins are co-located in the Sulfurospirillum deleyianum DSM 6946 genome:
- the mshL gene encoding pilus (MSHA type) biogenesis protein MshL has product MSAISKFSLNKYLSAVALVTVALLPLQAAEKNKNACEYRSFNIKTNNKATGAELLSELADVCDFSIAVKDTEAERILAKNLHGINIKNLSLDEVFHSVISDNDLFYTYDKNFLKISALSTKSFKVDYISSAREGKAVMNASVDATPTEDGEEKDKTTQSQNSISSNESFDFWKTISAELLAIVNTGAEGYKAQAPIINANAGIITVTGTKKQLDRVSEYIELLKERLHKQVLIDVSIISVALDSSNKTGIDWSKFQLGFNSTSMFNNNNDNANMYHTSPYSEVGLSGTPILNNLTVVNDAVFSVSGLIDFLGSSGDAKVVSSPKVLTMNNQQALITVGDNINYRIPEETDAATTSGTATLSVTYMNYSIFIGVLLNITPEISEDNEIILRINPSVSSFKYTDDDQKTTEPREIAPDTQEKKLSTVVKVKDGSTIILGGLIASEKGHENSSVPLLSSIPLLGEAFKHSEETLKTKELVFVITPRIIGAKGTDKATLKDLGFSQKIYE; this is encoded by the coding sequence ATGAGCGCAATATCAAAATTTTCACTAAATAAATATCTTTCAGCAGTGGCACTTGTAACTGTCGCTCTACTGCCTCTTCAAGCAGCTGAAAAAAATAAAAATGCTTGTGAATACAGATCTTTTAATATCAAAACCAATAACAAAGCAACAGGTGCTGAATTACTGAGCGAACTTGCGGATGTTTGTGATTTTAGCATTGCTGTTAAAGATACAGAAGCAGAACGTATTTTGGCGAAAAATCTACATGGGATTAATATTAAAAATCTTTCTTTGGATGAAGTATTCCATTCGGTTATTAGTGATAATGATCTTTTTTATACTTACGATAAAAATTTTCTTAAAATATCTGCCCTCTCTACCAAATCTTTTAAAGTAGATTATATCTCTTCTGCTAGAGAAGGTAAAGCAGTTATGAATGCTTCTGTTGATGCAACACCCACAGAAGATGGAGAGGAAAAAGATAAAACAACTCAAAGTCAAAACAGTATCTCTTCTAATGAATCTTTTGATTTTTGGAAAACTATTTCAGCTGAACTTTTAGCCATTGTTAACACAGGAGCGGAGGGATATAAAGCACAAGCCCCTATTATCAATGCAAATGCAGGCATAATTACCGTCACTGGAACAAAAAAACAGCTCGATAGAGTTTCCGAATATATTGAGCTTTTAAAAGAAAGATTACATAAACAAGTTTTAATTGATGTCTCAATTATTTCGGTTGCTTTGGATAGTAGTAATAAAACAGGTATTGATTGGAGTAAATTTCAGCTTGGTTTTAATAGCACATCTATGTTTAATAATAATAATGATAATGCAAATATGTATCATACGTCTCCGTACTCTGAGGTAGGATTAAGCGGAACGCCTATTTTAAACAATTTAACCGTTGTCAATGATGCTGTTTTTTCAGTCTCAGGATTGATTGACTTTTTGGGGAGTAGTGGCGATGCAAAGGTTGTTTCTAGTCCAAAAGTTCTTACAATGAACAATCAACAAGCACTTATTACGGTAGGAGATAATATTAATTACCGTATTCCTGAAGAGACAGATGCTGCAACAACATCGGGTACAGCAACATTATCTGTGACATATATGAATTATTCAATTTTTATTGGTGTGTTACTTAATATTACACCAGAAATTTCAGAAGATAATGAAATTATTTTACGTATCAACCCTTCTGTAAGTAGTTTTAAATATACTGATGATGATCAAAAAACAACAGAGCCTAGAGAAATTGCACCAGATACGCAAGAGAAAAAACTCTCTACGGTAGTTAAAGTTAAAGATGGTAGTACGATTATTTTAGGAGGATTGATTGCTTCAGAAAAAGGACATGAGAACTCTAGTGTACCACTCTTAAGTAGTATACCTTTACTAGGAGAAGCTTTTAAACACTCTGAAGAAACCCTTAAAACAAAAGAACTTGTGTTTGTCATTACTCCACGTATTATTGGTGCAAAAGGAACAGATAAAGCAACACTTAAAGATTTAGGGTTTAGTCAAAAAATTTATGAATAG
- a CDS encoding ATP-binding protein has translation MNSSYSDLKKIFVDGEIFDYINLDRSVTTYDKLVQSLDKPLKLILFYGKPGTGKTFLLQKIYNDLKKKKRIIFFPRPFFEEKVFLASLYEHIFGKKSPEFSNYNEFLEMIRKHITSTDQAITVLIDEAQLYPTDLVEKIRLMADSRLFKFLFTVHKTEKEDVLAKDYFQTRIWETIEIDNASSGEIKTYIEKKLLFHNRFEYLNLFSQRHYLLISKLTHGNLRTINKFMYRLFEILEYYDHNKPSAIKANALHVKYLEMAGISLGMIDA, from the coding sequence ATGAATAGTTCTTATAGTGATTTAAAAAAAATTTTTGTTGATGGTGAGATTTTTGATTATATTAATCTTGATAGGTCTGTAACAACGTATGATAAATTGGTACAGTCCTTGGATAAGCCATTAAAGTTAATACTTTTTTATGGAAAGCCAGGAACGGGAAAAACATTTTTGCTTCAAAAAATTTATAATGATTTGAAAAAAAAGAAGCGTATTATTTTTTTTCCACGTCCTTTTTTTGAAGAAAAAGTTTTTCTTGCCTCCTTGTATGAGCACATATTTGGAAAAAAATCTCCTGAATTCTCAAATTACAATGAGTTTTTAGAGATGATTCGAAAGCACATTACCTCTACGGATCAGGCAATTACCGTTCTAATTGATGAGGCTCAGCTCTATCCAACAGATTTAGTAGAAAAAATACGCCTTATGGCTGATTCTAGGCTATTTAAATTTCTTTTCACTGTTCATAAAACAGAGAAAGAGGATGTGCTTGCAAAAGATTATTTTCAAACACGTATTTGGGAAACCATTGAAATAGATAATGCTTCAAGTGGTGAAATTAAAACTTATATCGAGAAAAAGCTTCTTTTTCATAACCGTTTTGAGTATTTAAATCTTTTTTCACAAAGACATTATCTCTTAATTTCAAAGTTAACACACGGCAATTTAAGAACAATCAATAAATTTATGTATCGTTTATTTGAAATATTGGAATATTACGACCACAATAAACCTTCTGCAATTAAAGCGAATGCGTTACATGTAAAATATCTTGAAATGGCAGGAATTAGTTTGGGGATGATTGATGCTTAG
- a CDS encoding GspE/PulE family protein, whose protein sequence is MSDIATPLLTYLIHNRIIDENTASKIKEELKENQHKVLGEILVENNFFTKEDLLILVIEFFKKGYLTLEDVNTHFAIESEKFLKSLAKHLNYEYLDLDSIDIDYRLASKLPFMQLKKFKALPIREDEINIFIALKDPLDINAQEGVQRIFPRKLLKVIIADPTQIDKYLVKMELGESIKGLIGEIRKEITSSAAENPQESSGILKLIEIILKTSILARASDIHIEPTENNCIVRSRIDGMLTETFIFDKDIYPPLGSRMKLLSNMDIAEKRKPQDGRFSATILGKEYDFRISALPTINGESIVIRILDKSKVMIKIEDLGMHPNNYVKFEQAMHAPYGIILVTGPTGSGKTTTLYAALNAIKSVQTKIITVEDPVEYQLTLTQQVQVNEKANLTFSSALRSILRQDPDVIMIGEIRDTETLRIAVQAALTGHLVFSTLHTNDAISAVTRVVDMGIEPYLMSGSLVAIEAQRLVRKLCPHCKTKYTLPKTAYDEIKDMLPDNYQFYKNVGCEKCSQTGYLGREMISEILTISETISSMIAQGAGKSEIKEQALKEGFVDMYQDGITRAANGVTTLDEIARVAKG, encoded by the coding sequence ATGAGTGATATTGCAACTCCGTTACTAACCTATCTTATTCATAATCGTATTATTGATGAAAATACAGCATCAAAAATCAAAGAAGAGCTTAAAGAGAATCAACATAAAGTTCTTGGTGAAATTTTAGTTGAAAATAACTTTTTTACCAAAGAAGATTTGCTTATTTTAGTGATTGAATTTTTTAAAAAAGGATATTTAACACTAGAAGATGTGAATACGCATTTTGCAATTGAAAGTGAAAAATTTTTAAAGTCTTTAGCCAAGCATTTAAATTATGAATATTTAGATTTAGATTCGATTGACATTGATTATCGCCTAGCATCTAAACTTCCCTTTATGCAACTAAAAAAATTCAAAGCCCTTCCTATTCGAGAAGATGAGATCAATATTTTTATTGCACTCAAAGATCCTTTGGATATTAATGCGCAAGAAGGTGTCCAAAGAATTTTCCCACGAAAGCTTTTAAAAGTTATTATTGCAGATCCCACACAAATTGATAAATATCTTGTTAAAATGGAACTTGGAGAGAGTATTAAAGGCTTAATTGGTGAAATTCGCAAAGAGATTACATCCAGTGCAGCTGAAAATCCTCAGGAATCTTCAGGTATTTTAAAACTCATTGAAATTATTTTAAAAACATCCATTTTAGCAAGAGCAAGTGATATTCATATTGAACCAACAGAAAATAACTGTATTGTGCGCAGTCGTATTGATGGTATGCTGACTGAAACCTTTATTTTTGATAAAGATATTTACCCGCCCCTTGGTTCACGTATGAAACTTCTCTCAAATATGGATATTGCAGAAAAAAGAAAACCTCAAGATGGGCGTTTTTCAGCAACGATTTTGGGAAAAGAGTATGACTTTAGGATTTCTGCGCTTCCAACTATAAATGGTGAATCAATTGTTATTCGTATTTTAGATAAATCCAAAGTAATGATTAAAATTGAAGATTTGGGTATGCATCCTAACAATTATGTGAAATTTGAACAGGCTATGCACGCACCTTATGGTATTATATTGGTTACTGGTCCTACAGGTAGTGGTAAAACTACAACACTTTATGCCGCACTCAATGCGATTAAAAGTGTTCAAACAAAAATTATCACGGTTGAAGACCCTGTGGAGTATCAACTTACATTGACACAACAAGTGCAAGTGAATGAAAAAGCAAATCTTACTTTTTCATCTGCGTTACGTTCCATCTTAAGACAAGATCCTGATGTTATTATGATTGGTGAGATTCGTGATACAGAAACTCTTCGTATTGCAGTACAAGCTGCCCTTACAGGTCACTTAGTTTTTTCAACACTCCATACCAATGATGCGATCAGTGCGGTGACAAGGGTTGTAGATATGGGAATTGAACCTTATTTAATGAGTGGTTCACTTGTTGCGATTGAAGCGCAAAGGCTTGTACGAAAACTTTGTCCTCACTGCAAAACAAAATACACATTACCCAAAACAGCCTACGATGAAATCAAAGATATGTTGCCAGATAATTATCAATTTTATAAAAATGTTGGGTGCGAAAAATGTTCTCAAACAGGCTATCTTGGAAGGGAAATGATTTCTGAAATTTTAACAATCAGTGAAACCATTTCGAGTATGATAGCACAGGGTGCTGGAAAAAGTGAAATTAA